The genomic DNA GCTATTTTATAAAAAGAACGACTACTGTAATTTTAGAACTAGTGGTAattaccactcgttttcgagTTTGTTAGTAGATTTCAATTCCCTAGTATTAGTGGAGAACTATTATTTGTGCTATTCAAGTTGCTGCAAATGAAGATTAATGTATAATTGGAATTTGGAAACGCATTGGAACAGTATAGCAGCAACCGAGggatacatacctacttatgtgTTTGAGTCCTGTTGCCCAAAATAGATTTTTTGGGTCGCAACTGACTTCTGcattttagaagttatttagACTAATTCTTTCTACTCAGTAAAAAACTTTCAACCATTTCAGTTGCCTTTCAAGCCAGTATGACTGGTGCTGCCATGAGCTGGCCCTCCGTGACAGTAGACATATTCAAGTCAAACTCCACAGTTCTATATAGACCCATGACACTGCTTGAGACATCGTTGTTCGGAAGTCTCATCAATGTAGGAGGCTTGGTCACGGCACCGTTCTGTGGAACAGTTTTCAATATGTTGGGGCGGAAGTATGGGTGCGTGTTTTTCGGTATACCATTCATGGTGAGTATTTCATTAGCTAGTAAAAGTCACGGTCGGTCGTGTGGTGACGGCTtaataatttcaccaccccctttcttcccgtgggtgacgtagaaggtgactgtgggatatgggtttaaattgtggcgtaggcgagaggctggcaacctgtcactgcaatgtcacagtttcgttttctttcaaccccttatttgaaacttgagtagctttatgtgctctgcctacccctttatgggatacaggcgtgattgtatgtatgtagtaaaaGTCAATAGTGTGTAATCAGACCAAATCATTCACTGAGAGGCTATGCTCATTTGTTAGGATTAAAGTTAAACTTCTAATATAACATTTCTAAACGCTGAGTAATCTAAAGCATCGTAATAGTCACCACATAATTAAGCGCAGAATTTATACAAACGCTTTTTTAATAGATTATGTGGATTAAAGGCACCTCAATATTTGCATTCCAGATGGGCCATATACCTACTGACGCCATCTATtataaacttacaaaaattaatgACAGCCAGTAAAAGTTTTGCACAAAGGATTATATACCTACTCGCGCTGCAACGGTCTAAAGCGTCAAACACTAAAATAAATGATCAAACGTCACGCTATGGAAACGAAGCCTTGACTCGACTCCGTACCGCTCTGATCTGGTCTGGTTCTCCttcttcctacccttatcccacgttacgtggggtcggtacaacttgTCTTCCTCTCCCATTTtcctctttcgtcatctcagcaCTCACTTATTCTTAAATCCCATCCAATCGTTATTTGGGTTTAACCCTCCCTCTCCCGTCTCCacccatcaacattcatctttAAACGTTTGCCTATATGATATCTCCGCTCTAGTCTGGTTCATCATTAAGAAATACCCCCCAATAGTATTTACCTCACATTACAATATTTGCCAATACTTTCAGCTAGGCTGGGCTATAATCTCCATCACATCCGACGTAAACTGGGTGTTGGTAGCCATGGCGCTCTCAGGCATCGGCGCTGGTGGCCAGGCTGTTTCTCCCATCTTCATAGCAGAGCTGGCTGAAGACTCTGTCCGGGGTGGACTGTCGGCTTGCTCAGGTAATCAGTGTAACCACAttggaacatacatacatactatcacgcctgtatcccatgaaggggtaagcagagcacatgaaactacttaagtttcagtgccactcttggcaaaaaggggttgaaagaaatcgaaaatatgacattgcagtgacaggttgccagcctctcgcctacgtcactatttaacccatatcccacaatcgccttctacgacacccacaggaagaaagggggtggtgaaattcttaacccgtcaccacacgagtGACAACATTGGAACAGTGTAACCAATTTGGTAACTAATCACTTTGGAACAGTGTAACCAATTTGGTAATGACGTGAGCCGCGTAAAGACTTGGATTCGATTCGTGGACTTGGTCACGTTTTCTTCCGTTTAAGATAtgtttttcagtttataattcacatgtatatagtagtgtggatagtttaaaaaaatattgagtaGGTATAcgtacaataattttattttttttctctgaGTAGTGGCTCTGTTTTAGAAATGTCTGGATACATTACAAATTCATTTTACACGGTATAATCCGTGtccatttttacattttataaataaccATCGCACTAAAAAAAGAGAACAGTCTGACAATTTAAGAGTTTTTGACTAACTAGTACATAATAGACAATTCTGATGGTTCTGTAGTGGTTTGACTGGTGATGGTAGTGACTTTAAGGATGTTGATGGTTGGtggtgaagcgctggtagcctagcggtaagtacgtgcgactttcgcgggttcgaatcccggctcgcaccaatgagtttttcgtgtgcgaaatgtcatttgatatttattttggcagtcgcttttcggtgaaggaaaacatcgtgaggaaaccggactaattccaataaggtctagtttacccttcgggttggaaggtcagatggcagtcgctttcgtaaaactagcgcctacgccaaatcttggaattagttgtcaaagcggaccccaggctcccgtgagtcgtggcaaatgccgggataacgcaaggaggatgatgatgatggttggTGGTAAATACCGAAAAGTTGTCACACCGAGCTGATCAAGTTGTGGTAATTTAttattcccctcactagctcggaaacacgtgttttgtcctttaatggcagcgggtaaaaacgcattttatccactagtgggtaaagtaatttcaccttgaataaagtcaaattaactgctttaaaattgataaaagtaagtgaatctagtaataaagataatttaccacctgtggaactactggaagcagtgataaactcattttttgcgttatagtttcctcgctatagtgaggggaaaagttttgtgttacactcgggtacaaatgtattttacttctcgtgtgttaaaaaattcgcaagttcaggattctattctcgaaccactcgcttcgctcgtggttcaactatagaatcctttcacttgctcgtttttcaattccacactcggcgttaaaatacaactttgcccccttgtataacaaataactataaataatTCAGTGATTTTCCAGGAACTGGGTACTTTTTTGGCATCTTGGTGTGCTATATTATCGGTGGATACTTCTCTTACCGGACGATGGTTCTTCTGCAGCTTTCGATGTCAATCTTGAGCATTGCTCTTTTCATGACTCTCAAAGAATCGCCAGTGTATTTAGTCCTTACTGGGAAATATGAGGTGAGATtctgtttttattaatttaatgtcagataaattatacaagaaatattacTTAGCACCTCGTAtaccaattcaattcaattcaaattcaattcaaaatatctttattcatgtaggcctagttacaagctcttatgaatagttcattacatatatattatgatcttaattaCCTAGTCATCTAAAGATAAAGGAAAGTATTTAATCGCCGGCCAAATGGTTCGACATATTTTTGCACTGTATATTTGCACTTTTGTGCTAAATGGTGGCTAGTCCAGAGGTTACccgtttcttttatttatttgattctCTTGGCAAACTACGaaacgttacaatttttttgatgAGCCATTATCAAAACCACACTTGTATTTCCAGGAGGCGGCAAAATCCTTAGCTTTTTACAGATGGATCGATGTTACATCGAAAGAAATTCAAACTGAACTAGCGAAGATCAAACGAGATGTGGACCCGAGCCTTGATGACTTGCTCGTACAGGATAACAAAGGTATTCAAAGTCTTATATTGTCCGATCCGAGAAATTGAATGTCCGATAGAGAAAATAATTTCTAAAGACGCCATCAAGTGCTTTcaataatgttataaaatatacattttttccGAGTAGTATTCGACGCTTTATGGACAATTTATCAATAATTATTCCATCATGTGctttaaacaatttaataaaacacaatttattCCGAGTAATATTTGACGCCTCATGGGCAAATCATCAAAATTACATGGATTTTGCGAATTTGTGATGCAGAACTTGCAGAATCTATTTTCACTGTTTGAAATTGGGAAGAAATTCaaataatttgaaacttttgggTTATCCACACTACCACTTTATgctttacttacttattttccAGAATCTCAACCAGCTACAACTGTTGCTCTAGAAGAAAATGCTCAAAATCCAACTGGAAAAAATACTCAAGATAGTTTAATATCGCAAATCAATTTTTTATGTAAGTTTGGATATAATATTAACTACCTGGTGAATAATACTCCGATTACTCTGTCAACCAACATTTTAATAAAGCATTTTTCCACAGGTAATTCACGATCCTCAAAACTGGCGTTGTTCAAAACTTCAACCCTGGTATTCATGTCGATTATGATGGGATCACTGGCTGTTCAAGTTTATGCTGAACCCTTATTCAAGCTGGCAGTGCCTATGTTGCCGCCCAATATGTGTGCTATCTTCTTGGCTATCCTGTTTCTGGTAACCAGCATACTTTGCGTGTTGCTGGTGGATAGATGCGGGAGGAAGGTAATCGGGCATGAGAAAATGAGATTCGTGTCGGTCGCAATGTGCAACTGGCAAATTTCTATTTCAAATACAGTCACTGTATTTCGAATGTAGGCGTTTGATTCCTTTGGCGCAGTGTTTgcttttttgtgtaaaatatatatttatcaaTTTTCTCCAGAGTGGCGATCTTTAAACTATTTCTTCAAAAACTCATCCAATTTGTTGGCCCCCGTTTCAAATTTACTGAATTTTCTCACAAACTTACAATACACTGAGGAATACAATGTAATCTAAGACCAACTGGCCAGTCAGAATCTTGATTCGTGTTCGTTCGTTAATTATACCCTCCCATCCACAGATGCTGATCATCGTCTCATCTCTAGGCTCAGGGCTATGCACCCTCTTGCTAGGCACGCAGCTGCAACTAAGCTGGGCTCCACACTGGTTCTCAGCGTTACTCATATACGCATACAGTTTCGTTTACACACTCGGGGCTGCCGTCGTCCCGTTCATCATTATGTCTGAAGTCTTCTTGCCCGAGGTAACTATTAAATGCAAGTTGTTCTTTCATAACTGGCTCTTTTATGGTGATCCCCCATAAAATCACAGCtcttaaaacaaagtttagaaCCAATCGCCCTTGATTGGTAAAGTACGAGCAACTTTTGTTGAGTTAGGAATTAAATTTTCGTGCGTTCTGAATCCAGATCCCTATTTTGGTTTTTCAGTAGCTTTGAAACTAATAGcgtaattttattgtgtttgcttaatcagagatcggatttttgtgcgtcatctcatactaaaagtcattaaaatgacgtaagtcactaagaatgtcgcaaatccgtccgatctctggctataatccatactaatattataaatgggaaagtgtgtgtgtccgtctgtttgtttgtccgtccttcacggcaaaacggagcgacgaattgtcgtgatattttaagtggagatagttgaagggatggagagtgactataggctactttttggctttttctaacgcgagcgaagccgcgagcaaaagctagtttagatataaatgcccttaccaggctTCAAACCCTGAACCgccgcttagcaggcagggttactaccgactaggccacaCCGGTCGACCATTTCAAAACGAGTATCAGCATCAAGAAATCTTCACATTTCCAGGTCCGCGGCCTCTGCAACAGCCTCGTGACCCTCGTCCAATGGAGCATGAGCTTCATCGGCCTCATGTTGTTTGAGATGCTTCAACCGGTCCTGGGTCCCGGCCCCATCTTCTACGGGTTCAGTGTCATCTGTTTCTCCTGCGTTCTGTTCACGTGGCGACTTGTACCTGAAACCAAGGGATTGTCTGTGGATCAGATCCAAGAAGCGTTTTTGaagaataaatgaatgaaaaatgttgttATTTCTATTTCACTTATTAACAAATGGGTGCAGGGTTTTATAAAAGACACAGAAATCGATTCCTGATGGTTTTTAGGAAACGTGAATTCGTTTTATGTCAAACAGTGTGTATATGTCTCTTCGAAAAACTGCAGTCCCTCGTGGATCCCATCTTCCATGCGTTCAGCGCCGTTTGTTTCTCCTGTGTTCTGTTCACATGGCGACTTTTGCCAGAAACCAAGGGATCAGATACAAAAAGCGTTtttgaagaataaataaatgaaaaatgttgtagatcctattttattaacCTTCTACagggtgtttcaatgaacgtaatacaaaatatGAATAGTCTTCCtattgcactgagagaaatttgcattgtgaatttaacaagttcgacttgttgcggtttatccgtttgaatcagccaaacgtatgtttaaaacaatatgtgtcaggttgtttttataaaatcgactagttgattcaaatatattgccgtttcaaatgacaagtagcttgttgtttgaaccaaagagcacgtaggcgctattttaaccaaaaaacttgttgaacgaacatgaaaactggttgtattttctctcagtgtgctaAAACACTAATATGTTAGGTCGCGTGTTGTTAAACtagttaataatcatttatatcaTTGTTTTCCTAAATCCTTTTATGTTGGTCAGAACATGGTTACCCTGCCTAGGTTGTTAAAAGAAAATAGTTcgaaccacagatgtcatataaaccatagatcaagcaaacgtatctacttagcgtgtcaaatgaactcagtgaaatccactgagttgtccgtctttactcgcagcttgtgTAACGTAGCAGATTTTTTGATAgtcgtaattaaatattttggataaatttaatttttgaatgaaaCACTTCCTTCTCGTTCATTGCATTATCTGTTGCACTTCAAATGCACATatcacggaagtataactaaagcatggaagccatgctaaaataagagctcggtgacatgtatcttactcacaccacactattaccttttttatatgagcgaatgagacaatattccacaacttctttcgttttctcgaaggttgtccctaaatgctgatgtcaaaacggacctggggtccatttattatacggcaaaattaaatatacgtttgtcatttcacactcggtctccatctttgacaactgtacatagtcgtattatattggttcgagtttttagcgcgacttcaatggtcgtcttgacgatatttatttattttgtgaggatttctgatagatcgtggaaaaaatagctcagtgtatatttgtgatagttccaagtttcatttctgactatggcttgtgtgatcaagtgttgcaaatcacattcaggaagaaaagaaaacacgcaagaggttatatcatttcatcggtaagtttcttgagtttttgataatatttattgatacgacctggcagaaatataaatgtacatattagtagtttatacaattaaaatcttattcaattctgtatagatttttgcatattttttggaagttttctcaaactcggaaaggttatgttttttagcatagtgatgtgatgtgttttatcgaccttgcaataataacctatcaatattcataccttaaaaacgccatcaatgattattgttctttgttatgattttcttgttatttagctattttacaaattcaactttatatatttcttagatttccgaagaagaagaccggaaacacgaagttcaaggtgcgatgctcgcggttcctctactcccaagactccaccaaaaagaaggccaagaagctgaaatggagcaggcccccagatgtctcccctggtgtctacctttgacaattgtacataatcgtattatattagatcaaatatctcggcggtcgtctggccgatttttaatttaattgtgtttattcctgatagatagttgatgatcctgctaaattcttatttgtgatgtgttcaagttccttgtgtgattatggcttgtgtgattaaggactgtaattcacgtacatggagaaaagaaaactcccaagaacctgctgtgtttcattagtgaatttcggtcagttattgatactattatttgtaggatctaaacaaagcataaaaaacgatcttttcatagtttatataataactactaccatgttaaattctgttctgaagtttcttcaaactgtttttaggttatgtttttgtactagtgatgtgtcatttttatcgacgtcccaacattaactctattgacattcttgcattgaaaaggacataaaaatgattaatgatgatcaggtatcacagactgggtaaatggtaatgtaacatttctagtgaattaaacttatagtattttttagttttccagaaattctcaaacattattaaaaagaaactaaaaataggtgaaactattgaaataagAAATTGTggtacctacactgccgttttgttttattttctatttgatagagaaaatattattgaggtaagtataagtagattcttgagtggtggactagaaattaatagagggatgctacacgaattaaattacttaggtctttgcgtaaggagaagagaagaatgtatttatttgttttatactcgtatctcccatcttctattttttacaaactatttaggccgatattacactatcatagaaatatagtcatagacaacatgccgtcctttttattcacgttacagaaaagggaggcatacagacctatgatcagagatataggtatgataatgtaatattaggacttggtaagagaagagaagtgaccgtttatgtaggtaagtacataaacaaaccatttatttgcaatcagtagGTACGGTTAGTCATGAAGGCAAGAATGTATGAATATATGACTTTCATAGCCAAAAAGCCACATAATAatccaaatgaaatgtttatatcaatattgtatgttttcgttacttttatatatataacgtttatattctcagtatttatttactttcttaggctaggctgtttataatatggatataaaagtaaaatacaaaataacatacattatattatttttaaggtgagaacgtaagtgcatattttatcgataattgaatcgacaaagtaacatccctagctaacataaaaccagggaccacctaccaaaaagagaaataactagcatatatccatcctttttcaatacattatctaagtcataaggaagtcaaggatgagtatatgcattttacacgaatttttattaggggggcttggcacatatttatgtttatctgttgtagggttgccatacaacaagtattattcgaaattgtaggtattttggctgtcattccagaaaaactttgtattattttgatatagtttaagtattgatttttggaaaatataatattttagaaaCATGATAACAAAATGTTATCATAGGTTTTTTAAGGCTGTTCTGGAATGACATTTGTTAggttttgtttacttcaaggTCTGATACAGAAACTGGAGTAATTCTCATTTAATTAAttagagtattttattgttCATTCCTTTGCCACCCGGCTTTTGTTTTGGGTCCTTTAAATTCGAGATCATTCAGTGCGGCGTTCTTTTTGTGACGAGATCCTCTTGATAGTGATCGGACGGCCGTATAAGGGCCTGAGCCCGGCATGCCACGTGCTGCCGTGGCGTTCCATATTTTGTGTGGTGCGTTCTGTCAGTCTGAGTAAGTAGATTTCATTGTGAGCTTTTGATATTTCCATGGCGTGAAACGTGGAGATGTTCTTAACCATAAATTGGTTTATTTCCAGCTGGCAGAAACATGCTAAGGGTGGGAGTGCTCCGTGGAGATCCTCGGTCTGCAGTCTGCAGGTGTCCGGTGAGCTCGCttacattttttgtttagtCTATCACAGTGTGTGAGGGCACTCGACTAATGTGaccaatttatttgtttcataGGAGTCGGGAAGAAGTAGAGAATTAGAGAATTACAGAAGTAGAATTTAACAAGAACTTTTACAATTTTGATGTGCAAGGAAACTTTCTTTGGCGTTACTGGCGCAAGGTGCCTTTGGACCTTGTTTTCGTATGGAAGGGTCAGCCCTGTCCACGTGGCGAGGGGGCGTCAGCACCGGAGTCCGGGGAGCAGCCGGCTCATCCCTGACAAGGTGTGTCTCCTGCCGTTTCCTGCCGGTAATGCTGTGTAATtcaggttttaatttctgtgtaaagtaatttctgatttcatttattttgagaattctgGTGCATAACTTTAGGTACATTCATATTTAGTTTTTGTAGAATAAATGGTTGTAAGAAACCTTTTCCTGGACCCTCTTAAAGCGGCCCAGCTTTACCACTGAGCGtagttcatatttttatatggtGTCTAATTTAGTATTTTGGGAAACATTAAATGAAACCTTTCTGTAAGGCAagagtttttttataattaataaatctataaaatgttatattgtttaatttgtttctccCCTAGCTTTCCTCCAGCAAGTAGAGACAccatttagtttttgttttataataaattttgtgCTAACGTGGGTGTATTTACTTTGAACTAGCCGGAGCTTTCCATTCCATTTTATTTACCCCCCACCAAATACACCACCGTTAcacttgcagctttcgggcgtcaatttttgtaagttgaagtcaacaaaaacattaaaaatgcctcgttacatgatatttaattgcaacaacataaaacttatcaacactcaagggcctgagacatatttaaaatcacaggcaagtaacaacttcagtacaaaatctgacacgctcggccgccatacaaataaatgaactcgtttcttctatctaaatctaattctgtggttcgaacctagttttgtagtataaactcacctttttgtttatctagactgacatttttatgaataaaatgcattctgaCTGAATATTTaattggaaataatcgctcctaaagttaaaaaaatgtgcccccccccccacaccaacttttgaaccataagtttaaaaaatatgaaaaaatcactaaagtagaactttataaagactttctaggaaaatctttttgaacttgataggttgaacagtttttgaaaaaatcacgggaaactacggaaccctacactgagcgtggcgtTTTTCTTGCCGCGTATTTACAAAACCGCGTATTTACACCTGATAATACGTTTGATTGCACCAGttgctttttttttgtaaaaaagcaTATTCATTCTACACGGTAAGTCatcaattaattaaatttaatacacAGACAAACATAAATTCCGTGTTATCTCGGTCGTATTAGTTAATAGTGCCACACGTAAGCTAGTGCTCAGGGTAAATGCTcctgtaaaataacacaaacatAACCttctacgtcactcgctcgcggttgcgcattaagtacctacacgctagacgttcattcgaatgaacaggTGGCCGAGGGCTGGACTGCCTGTGTAGTCGCGAGGCACGTACCTAGTATTCTTCCGAGTATTACGTATTAACTTCTTAgcatttgtcgttttgcgggcaagtgaaggatctgttacgttagtaacttattaataatctgtgcttCTACGAACAGATAGAATATTTCCTAACTCCGTGATCCTGCAGATTATGTATTATTGTTTCTTTTTGTTCCAATGTATACTCGTACTTGTGGTATGTATTATGGCAAACAAATAAATGGTTATCTACATATGTGGGCTACAAGCCGTCGGTTTGTCccaaataaactaactattttggctcagtggtccaaagtgaatcttggcctccgaaacgagagatcgccacctgtcccgatcctgcgcagcctctagccagtcactgacttgaagccgacgcagatccgccaccacactgtcctcccagcgatacttgggtcgacccgccggacggtcaccagccggtcgacccaagaacgctctcatgacagcccgatcgtttccCATTCTAATTACctaagtgaccgaaccagcgaagtctgttgGGCTTTCGTTACGCCGAAGATATTGGGTTCGGCGGCTAACTCCTCGATCTCGGCATTTTTTCGgatcctccaggtgccatcgtCTCTCTGACTAGGTCCCAGGATCTTGCGAAAAATCTGTCTCTCCGCTACCCGGAGCGGACTTTCTTCTTTCAGTGTTAgtgaccagggtggctagccgaatggcacaatcgctcacgaaacgctcacgaaacgaagcgctagtagatatctatctctatcgcgcttgcgtattggcgcgacagagccagcggcgtatcgctttcgtttggcgtcggagaaatgccattcggctacggggccaggcctcACAGCCACACATGAGGATAAGCCGTATGACGGTTTGATATATCCGTAGCTTAGTATGTTTGCTGAGAAGCCTGGACACTAACTTATACTTATTCTTTTTTATAACATCTCTATAGGTTGGTATCGATCACCAACTTTCACGCTTGTGTCCTGGGTTATCGCAATTTGCTATCGGCTGGCTTTCTATATTTAACACGCATTCACGTGTCATAGGAGCTATTATTTATGTGGTTCTGCATCATTCCAGGGTAGACTACttgccttaaaaaaaaaacgtggtgacgggttaagacgctaacaggagcgaaaatgctaaaatggaaaggagcccccctttcaatttgggaattttagtaaaatatactagtgttattaactagatttatcgaaaaaaaaatgtccattcaggacaactcagttaaaagatattgcgaaaaaatctttaaaatcgaggaccgctctcgactgtttcctccttcaaaacttaatcaatcgtaacgaaatttgagaatctgaataacaatgaaataatctgtgtcggaccgtttagtttttttggctaattgttaccaattttgaaccTTTTTTTCGTccataaggccgtttttggaaatttttatgggCTCTATCgtcttttttttatgaaataggcagcaaacgagagagagacgagccgcctgatggtaagcagtcatcgccgtccatggacataagcaacatcaggggagccacttatgcgttgccgacctttgagaaccctgaccctgtttttaaaaaaaaaaatatgaaaaaaatcaaaacggtccgacacagataaaaataatgaaaatccgtgttgaaaaaatcattactctatcttcaaaaatcagggaggaaatagtagaccgtttgtatggagaattgacccctcctgtatggtcttaagaatttcaccaccccatttTGACTCCGTGATTGTCGTAGATTGTGGCATttgagttaaattgtggtgtgggcgatgggctggcaacctgatagtgcaatataattttcccctcactagctcggaaacacgtgttttgtcctttaataccagcgggtaaaaacgtattttatccactagtgggtaaagtaatttgaccttgaataaagtcaaattaactgctttaaaattgataaaattaggtgaatctagtaataaagatgatttaccacctgtggaattacttggaagcagtgataaacgcattttttgcgttgtagtttcctcgctatagtgaggggaaaagttttgtgttacactcgggtgcaaatgtattttacttctcgtgtgttaaaaaactcgcaagttcaggattctattctcgaaccactcgcttcgctcgtggttcaactatagaatcctttcacttgctc from Leguminivora glycinivorella isolate SPB_JAAS2020 chromosome 22, LegGlyc_1.1, whole genome shotgun sequence includes the following:
- the LOC125237973 gene encoding sugar transporter ERD6-like 2, whose protein sequence is MRKSLIIQILSTAVVAFQASMTGAAMSWPSVTVDIFKSNSTVLYRPMTLLETSLFGSLINVGGLVTAPFCGTVFNMLGRKYGCVFFGIPFMLGWAIISITSDVNWVLVAMALSGIGAGGQAVSPIFIAELAEDSVRGGLSACSGTGYFFGILVCYIIGGYFSYRTMVLLQLSMSILSIALFMTLKESPVYLVLTGKYEEAAKSLAFYRWIDVTSKEIQTELAKIKRDVDPSLDDLLVQDNKESQPATTVALEENAQNPTGKNTQDSLISQINFLCNSRSSKLALFKTSTLVFMSIMMGSLAVQVYAEPLFKLAVPMLPPNMCAIFLAILFLVTSILCVLLVDRCGRKMLIIVSSLGSGLCTLLLGTQLQLSWAPHWFSALLIYAYSFVYTLGAAVVPFIIMSEVFLPEVRGLCNSLVTLVQWSMSFIGLMLFEMLQPVLGPGPIFYGFSVICFSCVLFTWRLVPETKGLSVDQIQEAFLKNK